AAAGGCAGAAGGGAGCTTGACTGCGACACAAACAAGTGGAGCAGGGACGAAAGTCGGGCTTAGTGATCCGGTGGTACCTCGTGGGAGGGCCATCGCTCAACGGATAAAAGCTACCTCGGGGATAACAGGCTGATCTCCCCCAAGAGTTCACATCGACGGGGAGGTTTGGCACCTCGATGTCGGCTCGTCGCATCCTGGGGCTGAAGTAGGTCCCAAGGGTTGGGCTGTTCGCCCATTAAAGCGGCACGCGAGCTGGGTTCAGAACGTCGTGAGACAGTTCGGTCCCTATCCGTCGCGGGCGCAGGAAATTTGAGAGGAGCTGTCCTTAGTACGAGAGGACCGGGATGGACCGACCGCTGGTGAACCAGTTGTTCCGCCAGGAGCATAGCTGGGTAGCCAAGTTGGGAAGGGATAAACGCTGAAAGCATCTAAGTGTGAAGCCCACCTCAAGATAAGATTTCCCATAGCGTAAGCTAGTAAGACCCCTCGAAGAACACGAGGAGATAGGTCAGAGGTGTAAGCAGGGTAACCTGTTAAGCTGACTGATACTAATAGGTCGAGGGCTTGACCAAATGAAAAGCGAAAGAAAAAAGTTTACTGTGCAATTTTGAGAGGACAGAGCAATTTGAACTCTTAAAAGTTAATATATAAGAAAATTGGTAGAAGCGAGCAGATTGAGGAAAGGTTTGAGCGAGGAGCAGAGTTTACTTGTGTAAATGAGCACCGCAGGGAAGACCTTGACGAAAATATGATAAGCTTATAGCAATTTTTGATAATGAATCTGGTGGTAATGACGTGAAGGTAACACCCCTTTCCATACCGAACAGGAAGGTTAAGCTTCAGAGTGCCGATGGTACTGCAGGGGAGGCCCTGTGGGAGAATAGGTCGCTGCCAGGTTATAAGGATCTTTAGCTCAGTTGGTTAGAGCAACCGGCTCATAACCGGTGGGTCCGGGGTTCGAGTCCCTGAAGGTCCACCATGAAAAGAACTACATAGTTTTATGTAGTTCTTTTATTTTTTGCCTGTATTATGGTACACTTTAAATAGTGTATTAGCTGGAGGAGATTTATATTGATATTTTATAGAATAAAGCAATTTTATTGGGCATTAACTTCTAGAATTAATGAACAGGATAGTAGGTTTATAAAAAGTATTTTAAGTATAGAAGAATTAAAATTATTTAATAAACTGTCCATAAATGAACAAAAGCATTGCGTGAAAGTAGCATATGATGTAGAGCGTATTTGTAATAGTAAGCAAGGTACAGTAGATGAGAAATTGCTTCTAAAGGCTGCTCTTTTACATGATATAGGTAAGATAGATAGAAAGCTAAATCTAATAGACAAATCATTTATAGTATCAATGGATAGAATTTCAAAAGGAAAATTAAGAAAATTTTCTCAAAAGCCAAAGATAAATGTATATTACAATCATAGTAAAATAGGAGTAGAGATATTAAAAAAGATAGAGTATAATGAAAAATTATTTTATTTGATAGAAAATCATCATAATAACGATACTCATAATAATGATTTGGAGTTAAATATATTAAAGTATTGCGATAAAAGAAATTAAAATTATAAGTTAAATTTTTTTAGTTTATAAGTATCTTAGTATTTTATGTGTATAAATTTATTCCAATTTTTATGATATAATTAATGTATAAGTGTATTAGTGGAGGTTAAGATGGATTCAAAAAAAAGAAGAATATATATTAGAGAAATTCTTAAAAAAAATGACAAACCTCAAAAGGGTTATATTTTGGCAGAAAAGTTAGGGGTTACTAGACAAATAATAGTTAAAGATATAGCAATTTTAAGGGCAGAAGGTAAAGATATAATAGCAACCCCAGATGGTTATCTGATTCCAAAAGCAGAAAAGAATTTAGTTAAGGCTGTAATAGCAGTTTCACATGAAACAAGTGAAATAGAGGATGAACTTAAAATTATAGTTAAATTTGGAGGTAAAGTACAAGATGTAATAGTAGAACATCCCCTTTATGGTGAAATAAAAAGTATGCTTATGATAAAAAATTTATATGATATTGAAAATTTTATAAATAAAATAAAGCAGTATAAAGCAGAACCACTATTAATATTAACAGGAGGTGTGCATTTACATACTATAGTTGCAGAAAACGATGACATAATTAGAAATATAAAAAGGGAATTGAAAGAGAAAAAGTATATTATTTCTGATTGATCCATAGCTAAAATTTTTTATATTTATAAAAGAGGTGGTTGTATTATGAAGAAGAAAATGGCAATAGGTATTTTTATTTTAGTTTTAGTATTGTGTATTTCATTTTTAAATAATATCGTAAATTTCGTAATAAATATACAGTGGTTTAAACAAGTAGGATACTTATCTGTTTATTTTACCAAGCTTGTAGCGGTATGTAAGCTTATGATACCTTTATTTATTATAAGCTTTATAGGAATATGGTTATATTATAAAAGTCTAAGGATAAGCATTATAAAGTATAGAAAAGTTGTTGAGGTAAAAAGTAGTAAAGTTAAAATTGAGAAGAAAATAGTTTTTTTTATTGATTTGATTGTGTCTTTTTTAGCTTCTTATGCATTTGCATCAGCTTATTGGTATAGAATTTTACAATTCACAAATTCAGTATCTTTCAACAAAAAAGACCCAATTTTAAATTTAGATATTTCTTTTTATATATTTAAATTACCGCTTATACAATCTATATATAGTGCACTTGTAAGCCTATTTATTTTATTAGGATTGATAACTCTTTTTACATACTTTATATTAAGTATGAAGGATAGATTTGTATCACGAAATTTTAAGAAAAATTTTGGTAAAATAAATATATTAGATAGTGGGCTTACTAGATTTGCAGGGAAACAATTGGCAGTTTTAGCTGCTCTTATAATATTGTGTATATCAATAGGGTATATTTTAAAGTGTATTAACCTTGTTTATAGCCAAAATGGAGTAGCATTTGGTGCAAGTTATACAGATGCTCATGTAAGTTTGTTGTTTTACAAAATTATTGCAGTAGCATCTTTTATTGCTGCTATAGTTATATTTATTAGTATAATTAGAGTTAAAATTAAACCTATAGTGGCATCTATAGTTGTAATAATAGTTTTAATTATAAGTGGAAATTTAATGGCTTTTGTGGTTCAAAATTTTGTAGTTAAATCCAATCAAAAAACTTTAGAAAGTCCATATATAAAATATAATATAGATTATACCCGTAGTGCATTTAATATTGATAATGTGGATGCTAGGTCTTTTCAAGTTAAGGATGATTTAACTTCAAAGAATATAGAAAATAATATGGATACGATAAATAATATAAGGATAAATTCTTTTGATCCTACACTTGAATTTTATAATCAAGTTCAAATTATAAGATATTATTATAACTTTAATAATATTGATATAGACAGATACAATATAAATGGGAAATTTAATCAAGTTTTTGTAGGTGCGAGAGAAATAAACAGCAAGGCAATAGATCCAAATACATGGCAAAATAGGCATCTTATATATACCCATGGTTATGGAATAGTTATGAACAAAGTTAATTCTGTAACTTCAGAAGGACAGCCTAACTTTGTCATAAAAGATATGCCACCTAACAATTCTACTGATATAAAAATTCAAAATCCAAGAATATATTTTGGTGAAAAAACGGATAACTATGCAGTAGTTAATACTAAAATAGGTGAATTTGATTATCCTAAAGGAAGTAATAATGCAACTAATATTTATAATGGAACAGATGGAATAAAATTAGGATTTCTAAATAGATTATTATTTGCAATAAATCAGAAGGATTTAAATTTCTTATTATCCAGGGATATATCAAAAGAAAGTAAGATATTGATAAATAGAAATATAGTTGATAGAGTCAATAAAATAGCACCTTTTTTAAATTATGACTCAGATCCTTATATAGTTGCAAGTGGAGGAAAGTTATATTGGATATTAGATGGGTACACTGTTTCAAATAGATATCCTTTTTCACAACCTCAGAATGATGTAAATTATATGAGAAATTCTGTGAAGGTTACGATAGATGCTTTAAATGGAGACGTAAATTTTTATATAGTGGATAAAACTGATCCTATAATAAAAAGCTATGCAAAAATATTTCCTAACTTATTTAAAAATATGAATCAACTATCACCTGATATAGTTAAGCATTTTAAATATCCAAAGGATTTGTTTAATATTCAATGTAGTGTACTTGGAAAATATCATGTAACAGATCCAGGAGTATTTTATAGTGGAGAAGATTTGTGGGAAGTAGCTAAGAACCAAAAACATGTTAGTGGCGAAAAGAATCTAATGGAGTCTCCTTATGTTGTTATGAAACTTCCAGGTGCTAATAAAGAAGAAATGATATTGCTGCAATATTTTAATATGAGAGATAAAGACAATATGGTAGCTTTATTTGGAGCTAGGATGGATGGAAAAAACTATGGAAAGATGATTCTATATAAATTTCCTCCAGAGAAGACGATATATAGCCCGTACTTGTTTAAACAAAAATTAAATCAGGATACGACTATATCTACTCAATTGTCACTTTGGAATAAAGATGGGTCTAAGGTTCAATTTGGTGATACCATGATAGTTCCTATAAATAATTCTTTGGTTTATATAGAGCCTATGTATCTTAGAGCTAGTGGCAAAGATAGTATACCAGAGATGAAAAGAGTCGTAGTATCTTATGGTGATAAAATAATATTAGCTGAAAGTATAGATGATGCTTTGCAGCAGATATTTAACTATAAGCAAAATAATCAATCACAAGAAAATAGTGCTACTCAAAGTCAGCTGGTTCCTACTAGTAATGACAATCAGGAAAAGATGAAGCAGGCTAAGAGTTTGTACGAGAATGCATTAAATGCACAAAAAAATGGTGATTGGTCAGGATATGGAGATAATATTAAAAAACTTGGAGATATATTGAATTCACTAAGTAAATAGAATTTAATACAAGGTAGTAGAAACAGAGCTATTTTTAGATTATTAAAATAAAGATTTCTTTGAAGGGGAGATTAATATGGATTATGATGTGCTTATATTAGGAGGGGGAATAATAGGATGTGCAGTTTCCTATGAACTTTCAAAGTATAATTTAAATATAGCATTGATTGAAAAAGATTATGATATTGCTAATGATGTAGCACCTATAGATTATTCTATAGTATATGATGGATTGGAATGTGAAGATATATCATTATCAAAACTTGAATTTGCTGGCAGTAAGATTATGTCTGGCTTGGCATCTAAGTTTAATATTTTCTTTGAGAAGAAGGGATACTTACTGTTAGCAGATACTAAAGAAGGTGAGAAAAAGCTAATTTGTATGTATAATAAAGCTTTGAATAGGGGCATGGAAAACATACAGTTGTTAGATGGAGAAGAAGTACGGAAGATAGAGCCAAATTTAGGAAAAAATATAAAGAAAGCTATTTATTCTAAAAATACGGGGATTATATCACCTTATGATTTAGCTATTTCTTATGGTGAAATTGCTTGTGACAACGGGGTCAATTTTAAATTAGGGGAAGAAGTTTTGGATATAGAAAGTATATCCAAAGGTTTTAAGGTAGTGACTAATAAAAATAAATTCACATGTAATATGGTACTAAATACGACCCCGGGTAAAAATTATAGTATAGATAGAGAAAATAGGGTAAATCAAAATGTAAAATATTTAGAGTATTTTTCTGTAGAAAAAAAATTAAGCAAACCCTATAATAATATAATTTCTACAATAGGGGAGGGGGATAATAAAACATGTATTATCCCTGGAAAAGAAAATAAATTGTTAGTAGGATTAAAGAATAGTGAAAAAATAAGTTGTGAAGAGGGACTACAAAAAATAAGTGGTTTTATAAAAAACTTATCACAGGAAAATATTAATGATTTTTATAATTCACATTTTTATGATGATTTTTTAATTATAGACGATAGTTTAATTGATGAAGATTATATTAAAATAATAGGAAAACATTATGGGCAGGTTACAATGACACCTGCAATTGCAAATATAGTATGTAAGACAGTAGTAAACAAACTAAATTGCCGCTTGAAAAAGGATTTTGTGGATAAGAGGAGGGAATTCTATAAATTTAGAGAACTTTCTAATGAGGAAAGAAAAAAGATAATAAAACTAAATAGAAAATATGGGAAGGTTATATGTTATTGTAATAAGGTAACAGAGGGTGAAATAATAGATGCCATAAGTAGACCATTAGGGGCACGTACTATAGAAGGTATTAAGAGAAGGACTGGTGCAACTTTTGGAGATTGTAGAGGGACTAGGTGTCTTTATGAAGTGGCATCAATTCTTGCAAGGGAGACTAATAAAAAAATTACGGATATAGTTAAAGATTCTAAAAATTCCAATATCATGGTAGGTAGAATAAAGGAGTTTGATAAAATGTAATTGGGGGAGTTAGAATTGATAAAGGAGAGAACAGGTACTAAATTTGATAGGCAATGTATAGCTAGTAAAGATAGAGAGGATATTGATGAAAATTTATATAGTGGAGAAGAAAATTTGAAATTAAAAGAAGATAATAGGTGTGATATATTTACTACTATAGTTAGAATAAAAGGGTGTAATTGCAATGTAGTGTCAGTAAAGAGTTCTAAGCCACTAGATAAAAGCCTGTGGCTTGAATGTTCAAAAGTTTTAGCTAGAATACATGTTGGAGCACCTATAAAAATTGGTGATATAATTTGCAAAAATATACTAAATACGAAGGTGGACATAATTTGTACTAAAAATGTTAATAAAATTACAAAATAATTTCAAATTTACCTTTATTATTTTTAATATCTTGGTTATAATAAGTAGTGGAAATATATTTAGTATATATATAAATTTAGCATTACAATAAAAAATATATATTTAATTAAAAATTAGCTGATGAAGAGGTTAGTAGCTTTAAAGTGATTTAAGAGAGTCAGTGTCTTGGTGTAAGCTGATATCATAATATTGTGAATCCACCTTGGAAGTACTGATAAAAACAGTTCGGTAATACCGTTATAAATTAGAGAGAATTAGCATTAACTTGTTAATTAAATAGGGTGGCAACACGGAGTCTTTCGTCCCTTTGGGGTACGTAAAGGCTCTTTTTATATTATAGGAAACTATATAGATGATTAGGGAGGATTTATAAAATATGTTAGATTTAAAAAGAATAAGAAACAATCCAGAGGAAGTAAAAAAACAACTTTCAAATAGAGGAGAAGATTTTGATCCAGCAACTATTGATGAAGTAATAGCTTTAGATGAGAAGAGAAGAAAAACTCTAGTTGAAGTAGAAGCTTTAAAGAATAAAAGAAATCAAGATTCAGCTCAGATAGCTAAAATGAAAAGAAATGGTGAAAATGCAGATGATTTAGTTGGTGAAATGAAACATGTATCAGATAATATAAAACAGTATGATACTGAATTATCAGAATTAAATGGAAAAATAGAGTATATAATGCTTAGGATACCTAATATTCCTAATCCTGCAGTTCCAGAAGGAAAATCAGACGAAGACAATGTAGAAATTAGAAAATGGTCAGAGCCTACTAAGTTTGATTTTAAACCTAAAGCTCATTGGGATATAGGTACAGATCTTGATATACTTGACTTTGAAAGAGGTGGAAAGGTATCAGGTTCTAGATTTACATTTTACAAGGGGTTAGGAGCTAAACTTGAAAGAGCTATAATAACTTATTATTTAGATTTTCATACAGAAAAGCATGGATATACAGAAATATTACCTCCTTATATGGTAAATAGGACTAGTATGACTGGTACAGGCCAGCTTCCTAAATTTGAAGAAGATGCTTTTAGGATATCAAATAATGATTACTTTTTAATTCCAACTGCAGAAGTACCAGTAACTAATTTTCATAGAGATGAGGTTCTAAAAGGAGAAGATTTGCCATTAAAATATGTCGCATATAGTGCATGTTTTAGAGCGGAGGCAGGATCAGCAGGAAGAGATACAAGAGGAATAATAAGACAACATCAATTTAACAAAGTTGAAATGGTTAAATTCACAAGACCTGAAGAATCTTATGATGAGCTTGAAAAACTCACTAATGATGCGGAAGATGTACTTAAAGGACTGAAAATTCCATATAGAGTAGTTAGAATATGTAAGGGAGACCTAGGCTTTACTGCAGCACTTAAGTATGATATAGAGGTTTGGATGCCAAGTTACAATAGATATGTAGAAATATCAAGCTGCAGTAATTTTGAGGATTTCCAAGCAAGACGTGCTAATATAAAATATAAGGAAACTCCAAAAGACAAACCAAAGTATGTGCATACTTTAAATGGATCAGGAGTTGCTATAGGAAGAACAGTTGCAGCTATCCTAGAAAACTATCAGAAAGAAGATGGAAGTGTTATAATTCCTGAAATATTAAGACCATATATGGGTGGAAAAGAAGTAATAAAATAAAATTATATTATAAAATAAGATATTGTGAAAGTATTTTGGGCATATTGAGAGATATAATGAAATAATTCATTATATCTCCTTTAGTATACTAAATACAGAGAAAATTATATGAATTGTCAGGCTTATTTTAGATAAAAAGTAGTTATATTGAATTTTTTATATAAAAATTCAATATAAAAGATAAAAAAATGTTGACATATATATAGACTGTTGTTATAATAATACTTGTCATGTTGGTCTAGGAAAGATGGTCGAGTTGGTTTAAGGCACCGGTCTTGAAAACCGGCGTACGGGTGACCGTACCAAGGGTTCGAATCCCTTTCTTTCCGCCATATAATAATTATATTTAAACGTAGGGCATGGAGAAATACTCAAGTGGCTGAAGAGGCGCCCCTGCTAAGGGCGTAGATCGGGTAACCGGTGCGAGGGTTCAAATCCCTCTTTCTCCGCCATTATGCATTTGATGATGGTTTAAATATAGTTACTTGAGGAAGTTATCCAGTAAAATGGTTACTTCTTTTTTTATTTACTAAGATAGGTATATAAATTTTAACTTGATATAGTAAATAGCCTTGATTTTAATTGGTATCTGTGTTAGTATAATACTGTTAATTTGCGTCAGTAGCTCAGTTGGATAGAGCAGTTGGCTACGAACCAGCGTGCCGGGGGTTCGACTCCTCTCTGACGCACCATAATCCATTCCAAACACTGACTTTCAGTGTTTTTTATTTTATCTAAAATCAGATAATTGTCCCCATTTTTACCCGTTATAGCTTTTTATAAAATAGCACAACTGTAACATAATTCGCAGAAAAATATATAAACATAAATAGAAAGACGTCCTATGGATGTGTAAGACGGATAAATATTTTAAATTGTCTGCTGTATTTATTGGCATTTTGATATTTTGTTTCCCAAAGTTACGAATCTGTCACCTAAAAGTCACACAGATGTAATTTGAAGGTTCTATTATATAGGTAAACCACATTACTTCACAGCATCGGTGGCGTAGACGTGCCCACAAGAGGAAATGTGTATTTGGGCGGGCAGAATGTATATGCCCAAAGCAATGAAAAACTTGCCATCTTCCTCAGAGAAAAGGTTGTTTAGTGTGCTCTTTATAGTATTCATTACAATGATGTATGCTACTTGTAAAATAAAAAAAGAAAATATCATTGATGCTCTTAGGGATGACATGACTTAATTCAAAACTAATATTAACTTAATAGAAAAAATCAAAAAACAT
The genomic region above belongs to Clostridium sp. AWRP and contains:
- a CDS encoding HDIG domain-containing metalloprotein → MIFYRIKQFYWALTSRINEQDSRFIKSILSIEELKLFNKLSINEQKHCVKVAYDVERICNSKQGTVDEKLLLKAALLHDIGKIDRKLNLIDKSFIVSMDRISKGKLRKFSQKPKINVYYNHSKIGVEILKKIEYNEKLFYLIENHHNNDTHNNDLELNILKYCDKRN
- a CDS encoding transcription repressor NadR produces the protein MDSKKRRIYIREILKKNDKPQKGYILAEKLGVTRQIIVKDIAILRAEGKDIIATPDGYLIPKAEKNLVKAVIAVSHETSEIEDELKIIVKFGGKVQDVIVEHPLYGEIKSMLMIKNLYDIENFINKIKQYKAEPLLILTGGVHLHTIVAENDDIIRNIKRELKEKKYIISD
- a CDS encoding UPF0182 family protein yields the protein MKKKMAIGIFILVLVLCISFLNNIVNFVINIQWFKQVGYLSVYFTKLVAVCKLMIPLFIISFIGIWLYYKSLRISIIKYRKVVEVKSSKVKIEKKIVFFIDLIVSFLASYAFASAYWYRILQFTNSVSFNKKDPILNLDISFYIFKLPLIQSIYSALVSLFILLGLITLFTYFILSMKDRFVSRNFKKNFGKINILDSGLTRFAGKQLAVLAALIILCISIGYILKCINLVYSQNGVAFGASYTDAHVSLLFYKIIAVASFIAAIVIFISIIRVKIKPIVASIVVIIVLIISGNLMAFVVQNFVVKSNQKTLESPYIKYNIDYTRSAFNIDNVDARSFQVKDDLTSKNIENNMDTINNIRINSFDPTLEFYNQVQIIRYYYNFNNIDIDRYNINGKFNQVFVGAREINSKAIDPNTWQNRHLIYTHGYGIVMNKVNSVTSEGQPNFVIKDMPPNNSTDIKIQNPRIYFGEKTDNYAVVNTKIGEFDYPKGSNNATNIYNGTDGIKLGFLNRLLFAINQKDLNFLLSRDISKESKILINRNIVDRVNKIAPFLNYDSDPYIVASGGKLYWILDGYTVSNRYPFSQPQNDVNYMRNSVKVTIDALNGDVNFYIVDKTDPIIKSYAKIFPNLFKNMNQLSPDIVKHFKYPKDLFNIQCSVLGKYHVTDPGVFYSGEDLWEVAKNQKHVSGEKNLMESPYVVMKLPGANKEEMILLQYFNMRDKDNMVALFGARMDGKNYGKMILYKFPPEKTIYSPYLFKQKLNQDTTISTQLSLWNKDGSKVQFGDTMIVPINNSLVYIEPMYLRASGKDSIPEMKRVVVSYGDKIILAESIDDALQQIFNYKQNNQSQENSATQSQLVPTSNDNQEKMKQAKSLYENALNAQKNGDWSGYGDNIKKLGDILNSLSK
- a CDS encoding FAD-dependent oxidoreductase translates to MDYDVLILGGGIIGCAVSYELSKYNLNIALIEKDYDIANDVAPIDYSIVYDGLECEDISLSKLEFAGSKIMSGLASKFNIFFEKKGYLLLADTKEGEKKLICMYNKALNRGMENIQLLDGEEVRKIEPNLGKNIKKAIYSKNTGIISPYDLAISYGEIACDNGVNFKLGEEVLDIESISKGFKVVTNKNKFTCNMVLNTTPGKNYSIDRENRVNQNVKYLEYFSVEKKLSKPYNNIISTIGEGDNKTCIIPGKENKLLVGLKNSEKISCEEGLQKISGFIKNLSQENINDFYNSHFYDDFLIIDDSLIDEDYIKIIGKHYGQVTMTPAIANIVCKTVVNKLNCRLKKDFVDKRREFYKFRELSNEERKKIIKLNRKYGKVICYCNKVTEGEIIDAISRPLGARTIEGIKRRTGATFGDCRGTRCLYEVASILARETNKKITDIVKDSKNSNIMVGRIKEFDKM
- a CDS encoding DUF1667 domain-containing protein; this translates as MIKERTGTKFDRQCIASKDREDIDENLYSGEENLKLKEDNRCDIFTTIVRIKGCNCNVVSVKSSKPLDKSLWLECSKVLARIHVGAPIKIGDIICKNILNTKVDIICTKNVNKITK
- the serS gene encoding serine--tRNA ligase, with translation MLDLKRIRNNPEEVKKQLSNRGEDFDPATIDEVIALDEKRRKTLVEVEALKNKRNQDSAQIAKMKRNGENADDLVGEMKHVSDNIKQYDTELSELNGKIEYIMLRIPNIPNPAVPEGKSDEDNVEIRKWSEPTKFDFKPKAHWDIGTDLDILDFERGGKVSGSRFTFYKGLGAKLERAIITYYLDFHTEKHGYTEILPPYMVNRTSMTGTGQLPKFEEDAFRISNNDYFLIPTAEVPVTNFHRDEVLKGEDLPLKYVAYSACFRAEAGSAGRDTRGIIRQHQFNKVEMVKFTRPEESYDELEKLTNDAEDVLKGLKIPYRVVRICKGDLGFTAALKYDIEVWMPSYNRYVEISSCSNFEDFQARRANIKYKETPKDKPKYVHTLNGSGVAIGRTVAAILENYQKEDGSVIIPEILRPYMGGKEVIK